Proteins co-encoded in one Theileria equi strain WA chromosome 3, complete sequence genomic window:
- a CDS encoding hypothetical protein (encoded by transcript BEWA_003470A) gives MPLLIYYNQDGHKWFRRNVKSGNTWSEVGKNHKEIPKNSDKDGNMRKLLQLTGYHPQITPDLSKPYGKSYSGGETGVTITVRNAPLGNGYWKYKHSLRGGLFELKEVKHTEQVPLTYRTYDGKLESITAFYYGTTPTERPNLLLVELVIRRGWNYKRIPILSQRNKGRQGLERIFYT, from the coding sequence ATGCCACTCCTGATTTACTATAACCAAGACGGGCACAAGTGGTTCAGAAGAAACGTTAAATCTGGAAACACCTGGAGCGAGGTTGGTAAAAATCATAAAGAGATTCCTAAAAATAGtgataaagatggtaaTATGCGGAAACTCCTCCAGCTAACTGGATATCATCCTCAAATTACTCCAGATTTATCTAAGCCGTATGGAAAATCATACTCTGGTGGAGAGACTGGTGTGACAATTACTGTGAGAAATGCTCCACTTGGTAATGGCTATTggaaatataaacattctTTGAGAGGTGGACTCTTCGAGCTAAAAGAGGTTAAACATACTGAACAAGTTCCTCTTACCTATAGAACgtatgatggaaaattgGAGAGTATTACAGCCTTTTACTATGGAACTACTCCTACAGAGCGGCCTAATCTTCTCCTGGTTGAACTTGTTATAAGAAGGGGGTGGAACTACAAAAGAATACCAATACTTTCACAGAGAAACAAAGGACGCCAAGGATTGGAAAGAATATTCTATACCTGA
- a CDS encoding hypothetical protein (encoded by transcript BEWA_003460A), whose amino-acid sequence MGTIDEFMKKTTDLVHLKLSRATFDIELSHQRTNNLVHVTSTTSMEPPNSQEISEMRRDANLTSTHYSVRPEMQFYVTIGVVKYNGHIIESRTEGLLNRQVIWKHGMYNQNLTIISRYNDGMSVEDQYNFTYDGEVELE is encoded by the coding sequence ATGGGAACAATTGATGAATTTATGAAGAAAACAACTGATTTGGTCCACTTGAAACTTTCGAGGGCAACTTTTGACATTGAGCTTTCGCATCAGCGCACCAATAATCTCGTGCATGTGACATCTACAACTTCAATGGAACCGCCAAATTCCCAGGAAATCTCAGAAATGAGACGAGATGCAAATCTTACATCCACTCACTACTCTGTTCGGCCTGAAATGCAATTTTATGTAACTATTGGTGTAGTAAAGTATAACGGGCATATCATAGAGAGCAGGACCGAAGGACTATTGAACAGACAAGTCATCTGGAAACATGGGATGTATAACCAGAATCTCACCATAATATCGAGGTATAATGACGGCATGAGTGTGGAGGATCAATATAACTTTACGTATGATGGTGAAGTTGAACTGGAGTAG
- a CDS encoding signal peptide-containing protein (encoded by transcript BEWA_003430A), translating into MKVLAVLWTLCLVRFCSAIWCCGKSKTSDDDNGVYGGSAENLRSPPTPVTTIPNTLDLAKPNESKVKVYKDSKNGVEHTTYDPKRGSNITSVVDGEAKLCAIPGGEKLLSAEVSSNGESSLLLVSSAARGRVSKRHFEKLGGQWKNVTEEHYSRKLNALERRFLSEAK; encoded by the coding sequence ATGAAGGTTCTGgcagtactatggacatTATGCCTGGTGAGGTTTTGTAGCGCAATTTGGTGTTGTGGAAAGAGTAAAACCAGTGATGACGATAATGGAGTTTATGGTGGATCTGCGGAAAATCTCAGAAGTCCACCTACACCTGTCACTACTATTCCAAATACTTTAGATCTTGCCAAACCGAATGAATCCAAGGTAAAAGTATACAAAGATAGTAAGAATGGAGTGGAACATACTACATATGATCCGAAACGTGGTTCCAACATAACCTCggttgtggatggagaggCTAAACTTTGTGCTATTCCTGGGGGTGAAAAGCTGCTATCAGCAGAAGTATCATCAAATGGAGAGTCTTCACTACTTCTCGTTTCTTCTGCAGCTCGTGGAAGAGTTAGCAAAAGGCACTTTGAGAAGCTTGGTGGGCAATGGAAGAACGTTACTGAGGAACACTACAGTCGTAAACTTAATGCATTGGAGCGAAGATTTTTATCGGAAGCTAAATGA
- a CDS encoding signal peptide-containing protein (encoded by transcript BEWA_003420A) has protein sequence MRSFTARLILFASLARNILGAPVEPEKILVNLDISKDVPDQIEYLPPREDKDCETYRIRQDLKETHLIGRVSDGEHIIMEGDSTCVDKCVDIIDRYNVYLVRILSKYANGNEYSCRIDEFRRTNGVPKYVRHYRTPVKLDVFKRERNDVPNLRSTMEPGIDRKPLHSETKGRSGKPLRITYAADDDLKDQFVFGTIYFDGKLIVEEERSLLNREIVWDTRFKDVTIDVLSWYNNGIKVNARYVLEAGKGFNLASEERTSFWT, from the coding sequence ATGAGAAGTTTCACAGCAAGACTCATCCTATTTGCCTCGCTAGCAAGGAATATTTTGGGAGCTCCGGTAGAACCTGAGAAGATTCTTGTGaatcttgacatttccaagGACGTGCCAGACCAGATTGAATATCTTCCGCCCAGGGAGGATAAGGACTGTGAAACCTACAGAATTAGACAAGACCTCAAGGAGACCCATCTCATTGGTAGAGTGAGTGACGGAGAACACATTATAATGGAGGGGGATTCTACATGTGTTGACAAATGCGTCGATATTATAGACCGATACAATGTCTACTTGGTGAGGATTCTGAGTAAATATGCAAATGGAAACGAATATTCTTGTCGCATTGACGAGTTTAGAAGGACAAACGGGGTTCCAAAATATGTGCGGCATTACAGAACACCCGTAAAATTGGACGTTTTCAAGAGAGAAAGGAATGATGTTCCAAACCTGAGGTCTACAATGGAACCAGGCATAGATAGAAAGCCATTGCATTCAGAGACAAAAGGACGAAGCGGGAAACCTTTACGCATAACATACGCTGCAGACGATGACCTTAAGGATCAATTTGTCTTTGGGACGATATACTTTGACGGAAAACTTATAGTCGAGGAAGAGCGCAGTCTGCTAAACAGGGAAATCGTTTGGGATACAAGATTTAAAGACGTCACAATAGACGTTTTATCCTGGTATAACAATGGGATTAAAGTCAATGCACGGTACGTGCTTGAAGCTGGCAAGGGGTTCAATCTCGCATCTGAGGAAAGGACCTCTTTCTGGACTTAG
- a CDS encoding signal peptide-containing protein (encoded by transcript BEWA_003440A): protein MDFHMAFFLLLVPVFRLGVFAGETIDIAKEMQGDECKVIVQKKGDISFTIYSRMPRVNVSKVVYNYQILWETAKNDILYHHFTVYRLCNKPVIGYLYFTDARKFDYVQFKFENGVWIRVNDGEYQRLMEKMQNERTFDIKNPNVYNLVKVEEYSPFGITARIYMNNSKFRIGTIADGEDVLWESKSWKERCEHIIVHGSPTYPKLVHMFIKLADNHKILYFERREDKWVEVEKEQFFEKLQELDNACA from the coding sequence ATGGATTTTCACATGGctttttttcttcttcttgtgCCAGTTTTTCGGCTGGGTGTTTTTGCGGGAGAGACCATTGATATCGCAAAAGAAATGCAGGGAGATGAATGTAAAGTCATCGTTCAGAAAAAAGGGGACATATCTTTTACAATATACAGTCGCATGCCGCGAGTTAATGTCTCCAAGGTCGTTTACAATTATCAGATTTTGTGGGAAACAGCCAAGAATGACATTTTGTACCATCACTTTACAGTTTACAGGCTCTGTAACAAACCGGTTATTGGATACCTGTACTTTACCGATGCCAGGAAATTCGACTATGTTCAGTTCAAATTTGAGAATGGAGTATGGATCCGAGTCAACGATGGAGAGTATCAGAGgctgatggaaaagatgCAAAATGAACGAacatttgatataaaaaacCCAAATGTTTATAACCTTGTAAAGGTGGAGGAGTATAGCCCATTTGGCATCACTGCAAGAATTTACATGAACAATTCTAAATTTAGAATTGGGACAATTGCCGATGGTGAGGATGTTTTATGGGAATCAAAATCATGGAAGGAACGCTGCGAACATATAATCGTGCATGGAAGTCCCACatatccaaaattggtGCACATGTTCATCAAACTTGCGGATAACCACAAGATCCTCTATTTTGAGAGACGAGAGGATAAATGGGTCGAGGTGGAAAAGGAGCAGTTTTTCGAAAAGCTACAAGAACTAGACAATGCCTGTGCATAG
- a CDS encoding hypothetical protein (encoded by transcript BEWA_003450A) — translation MRFLPSYLVILFIICTAFLLTRRNSGIDTVEIGDDVAGNVRGKSSGKGDKAPCGKPVETRSNIKDRRDQLKRNSQGPETATLEDPLVLAEVSYSSPFDEPPTDDHIDVPSPEIQPEEQSSSEFHKNEPESREPKEEASIEALLDLPDHIPEHPQEFEDEDEDPEFHDGFWDTPDDYSERQDDTQDEPDGLVIDEVEDDEVEDIGEEDEEGEEELGEFEEYVPETEVEESETIVGDFSDSEPVLEIPYTEVSVYYSSNDQPENGSEKEFGDSESTGYESSDNNLPETKVEEPEEPTKPEKPASSLASKVDGSLFDVEEAEEDNVKVLKLLTRDGAVAKRVKYDGEEIWSGVRRFSTFLCSYAVLYMDGDRPTLAVIKTNGLCNTEPTVYKYYNGTKWQSHDAYWHKNELEALKEKYRPTSSIALDLVNPDETNIDIDEYTESGVTVKEFSPKDDFHISSVMDSCKELWNAGAGQKCFLVEHYEKNNVTILYLETDDGNDTKSKCFEKTGNEWKNIGREVFVEKLMTMIKESVGSTSDTPQDTHLDTSFHKKGVTVTKVVDGDGDIYTLSSGEAFDHAKVYLNKDGKPELVLVVTKRADTSKETYLELKDGKWVSCDDHDAKIKSLKDTTEWKSDFEIDLSLANSTNECSIFETELLGVTTRHFYPKPGHAPIKVQDGNKELWKSTTCATKFGSNSSDSCLSCLIYEKGDIKILEMITVERLTRRWKYFERTGTEWKSITKKEDFDKKLSEISKYRLSSSNPTTSTLAPTKPSGN, via the exons ATGCGGTTTTTACCATCGTACCTTGTTATCCTGTTCATCATATGCACAGCCTTCCTTTTAACTAGACGAAACTCTGGCATTGACACAGTTGAAATTGGTGATGATGTAGCTGGGAATGTTCGAGGAAAGTCGTCTGGGAAGGGGGATAAAGCACCTTGCGGGAAACCCGTGGAGACTAGATCAAATATCAAGGATCGACGAGACCAACTGAAACGCAATTCTCAGGGACCAGAGACT GCTACACTTGAAGATCCTTTGGTACTTGCCGAGGTTTCTTACTCATCCCCTTTTGATGAACCTCCCACAGATGACCATATAGATGTCCCATCTCCAGAGATACAACCTGAGGAACAATCTTCTAGTGAGTTTCATAAGAACGAACCAGAGTCCAGGGAACCTAAAGAGGAAGCCTCTATAGAAGCTCTTCTGGACCTGCCAGATCATATTCCGGAACATCCTCAAGAGtttgaagatgaggatgagGATCCAGAATTTCATGATGGTTTCTGGGATACTCCAGATGACTACTCTGAAAGGCAAGATGATACCCAAGACGAACCAGATGGACTTGTAATTGATGAAGTTGAGGATGACGAAGTAGAAGATATAGGGGAGGAAGACGAAGAAGGTGAGGAAGAACTAGGAGAATTTGAAGAGTATGTACCAGAGACTGAAGTAGAAGAGTCTGAAACTATTGTAGGAGATTTTAGTGACTCTGAACCAGTACTTGAAATCCCTTACACTGAAGTCTCAGTTTAttactccagtaatgaccaACCTGAGAATGGATCAGAAAAGGAGTTTGGAGATTCAGAGTCGACTGGGTATGAATCCAGTGACAATAATTTACCAGAAACTAAAGTAGAAGAGCCAGAAGAACCTACTAAGCCTGAAAAGCCAGCAAGCTCCTTGGCTTCCAAAGTAGATGGATCCTTATTCGATGTAGAGGAGGCTGAGGAAGACAATGTTAAGGTTCTCAAACTCCTGACTAGGGACGGAGCTGTTGCCAAGAGGGTGAAGTATGATGGAGAGGAGATATGGTCCGGAGTGAGAAGATTTTCAACATTTCTCTGTTCTTATGCTgtcttgtatatggatggagacaGGCCCACTCTTGCCGttataaaaacaaatgGTTTATGTAATACTGAACCCACAGTCTACAAGTACTATAATGGTACTAAATGGCAGAGTCATGATGCGTATTGGCATAAAAATGAACTTGAGgctttaaaggagaagtATAGACCTACTTCTTCCATTGCTTTAGATCTTGTTAATCCTGATGAGACAAATATAGATATAGATGAATACACTGAATCCGGAGTGACTGTTAAGGAGttttctccaaaggatgacTTCCACATATCCTCTGTTATGGATTCTTGCAAGGAGCTATGGAATGCTGGAGCTGGTCAAAAGTGTTTCCTTGTGGAACATTACGAAAAGAATAATGTGACAATTCTTTACCTGGAGACTGATGATGGTAATGATACCAAGTCCAAGtgctttgagaagactggtaatgaatggaagaatattgGCAGGGAAGTGTTTGTTGAGAAGCTTATGACAATGATTAAAGAATCTGTAGGATCGACCAGTGACACTCCTCAGGATACTCATCTAGATACT TCCTTCCACAAGAAGGGTGTTACCGTTACAaaagttgtggatggtGATGGAGATATCTACACTCTTTCCTCTGGTGAGGCATTTGATCATGCTAAAGTATACCTTAACAAGGATGGTAAGCCTGAGCTAGTACTTGTAGTAACTAAGAGAGCTGATACTTCCAAGGAAACTTACCTGGAGCTTaaggatggtaaatgggtatCCTGTGATGATCATGATGCTAAGATTAAGAGTTTAAAGGATACTACAGAATGGAAATCAGACTTTGAAATTGATCTTTCCTTGGCCAATAGTACTAATGAATGTAGCATCTTTGAAACGGAGTTACTAGGAGTTACCACTAGACACTTTTATCCTAAACCTGGCCATGCCCCTATCAAGGTTCAGGATGGTAATAAGGAACTATGGAAATCCACAACGTGTGCCACTAAATTTGGGTCTAATTCCTCAGATAGTTGTCTTTCTTGTCTTATCTATGAGAAAGGGGACATAAAAATACTAGAAATGATTACAGTGGAAAGATTAACAAGGAGATGGAAGTATTTTGAGAGGACTGGTactgaatggaagagtataaCTAAGAAGGAAGATTTTGATAAGAAGCTTAGCGAAATTAGTAAATATAGATTATCATCTTCTAATCCTACTACTTCCACATTAGCACCTACAAAACCATCTGGAAACTAG
- a CDS encoding translation initiation factor SUI1, putative (encoded by transcript BEWA_003400A): protein MFFGFDTEGIKDPFKQIGSVDNGSSASRIVHIRNHQRNGRKSVTTVQGLEESLDLKKMVRALKKEFSCNGTIIAHAEHGSIIQLQGDKRQDVVKFLEREKLVTPDQIRIHGA, encoded by the coding sequence ATGTTTTTTGGATTTGATACAGAGGGCATAAAGGACCCTTTTAAGCAAATCGGTTCTGTAGATAATGGTAGCTCAGCCAGTAGAATAGTGCACATTCGTAACCATCAAAGGAATGGGAGAAAAAGCGTGACCACTGTGCAGGGGTTGGAAGAATCTCTGGATTTAAAAAAAATGGTCAGAGCCCTCAAAAAAGAGTTTAGCTGTAACGGTACCATTATTGCGCATGCCGAACACGGTTCGATTATACAATTACAAGGGGACAAGAGACAGGATGTCGTCAAGTTTCTAGAAAGAGAGAAGCTAGTCACTCCAGATCAAATTAGAATACACGGAGCATGA
- a CDS encoding SNF7 family member protein (encoded by transcript BEWA_003410A) gives MVFGFKSFRKKPVQEVSKSKKDEVNSAIAHTENTVKELSKRQTELEARIKKCLEEAKTKASANDKVGALAALRKKKLFEEEINRISSSIIALESQNITLESAHMQHMAINALSTGLSAHKKIQETMNVNKIDVLMDELEEQREAQAEIYDAMTQGVPQTLEFEDELNELMAEEEKEKEVKDVEADLKSIERMLDKLSTPDAKNRPSLEKETG, from the exons ATGGTCTTTGGGTTCAAGTCGTTCAGGAAAAAGCCCGTACAAGAGGTTTCAAAGTCCAAAAAG GACGAAGTAAACAGTGCAATAGCACATACTGAAAACACAGTAAAGGAGCTTTCAAAGAGGCAAACCGAGCTAGAAGCTAGGATAAAG aaatGTCTCGAAGAAGCTAAAACCAAGGCATCGGCAAATGACAAAGTAGGAGCACTAGCCGCATtgagaaagaagaaactttttgaagaagaaataaacagaatctcttcttcaatAATAGCCCTGGAATCACAAAATATCACATTAGAAAGTGCACATATGCAACACATGGCCATAAATGCACTATCCACGGGACTTTCAGCGCACAAAAAGATTCAGGAGACaat GAATGTAAATAAAATTGACGTTCTCATGGACGAGCTGGAAGAACAGAGAGAAGCCCAGGCAGAGATTTACGATGCCATGACCCAAGGAGTTCCGCAAACGCTAGAG TTTGAGGATGAACTTAATGAGCTTATggcagaggaagaaaaggaaaaggaagtTAAGGACGTTGAGGCTGATTTGAAGAGTATAGAGAGAATGTTGGACAAATTATCTACACCAGATGCAAAAAATAGACCGAGTTTGGAGAAGGAAACTGGTTAA